The genomic DNA TTCCGCCACCACTCCCACCTGGGCAGATTCTTGCAGCGCGCGGTTGGAAGCGGTGAGCAGATAGGCAAGGGAATCGGCGTGGGGCTTCCAAAGGTAGGAGGAGTCACGCTTGCTTTTATAATCTTCCATCTCCTGTTGCATGCGGGCATAGAGAGCGACCATATAGCAAACTGCGTTGATGTAATCGGCGCGAAAGCTCTTTTCCGTGTTGTAATCGGCGCGAAAGGCCTCGGTTTCAGCCGGCGTGAGCAGGATGTTGCCATTGCGCATGGGAACAATATTGGCCACAGCCGCGTCGGCAGCCCGCACGAAATTGCGAATGGATTCCACCGCGCCTTTGACCTTGGTTTCTTCCATCATGTTGCTGGCGCCCGATCCCCGTCCCGGGGCCTCGGCCAGGGACTGCACTCCGGGTGGCGTGGGAGGCAGCGAGCTGCGAGAAGGAGGCGCTGCTGCGGCGGCAATGGCCGATGCAGATTTGGGAGGCGGAGTGGGGACCGAAGCAGTCCTGTGAGAACGCCGGCTGTCCACCGCCTTCTTGAATCTTGAAATTTTCTGAAAATTTTCCTTGGCCCCGCCGTACTCCTGGGTGAGGATCTTGTGTTCTTCCACCTCGGCCAGGTTCTTGACGGTGACGTCGCCATCCACGCGGCTCATGATGCTGCCGCCATCCTGCTGCACTTTTGCGGCGAAGGCTTTGATCTGGTTGGTGGCGTCGTGGAACAGGTCATCGAAGCGCTTCCCGAAAAAAACGTTATACACCGCGCTGCAGGCCAGCACCTGGGGATGATAAAACGACGCTCCAAAGTGGCTCTTCAGCTCGCGCACCCGCTGCAGGATGCCGGAATCCATCAACTGGTCGAAGTGGCGAAACTCATCAGCTTCCTGGTGCAGGAACTGGAACTCGCGCAGCAGTTGCTCGTGCTCTGTGGGCAACGGCGAGACCGGTGCTCCCAGAATTTGCTGGATCTCTTTTTCGAATTCCTGCGCCTGTTCCTGGCTGTAAATATAAGAATAGGTGTCACCCAAGTGTCCACCGGTGGTCCCAGGCCGCCTCGCGGCCGTAGGCCCAGGATGGCGCAGAAGATAGGTGCTGAGAAAATCGGTTTTGTCGCGGTCGGCATCGAGCGGCGAAGACTTGAACACGTAGTAACGGTAAAGCGGCTCGGCGGTCTCGCCGGGCAACGCTTGCTGCTTGAGGGCATCGCGCATCATGGGCGCGGTAATGGCCATATCCAGCAGCCGCAACCAGGCTTTCATCTGCTGTAATGTCTGACTGTGCCGTTCGGGAGCGATGTCAGGTTGGCGCACTTCTTGTGGGACAGGGAAAGACTGCCCCATGAATTTTTGCAGAAGCTGCAAATAAAATTTATGAACCGCTACAATATCCAGCAGCTCATTGGTAACGTCCTGCGCCACGCAAATGCTCCGGGCTCCTCGCCGCGCAGATCTTATGATCTTGCCTGGGGGACGAGGCGGGGAGATAATTGCGCTCAGTTTAGTGCAAAATTCGGGCGAGAACAAGTGGCGGCGTAGATTACCCTTGTGAATTCAATAGCTTACAAGGGATGCCATGCCGGATTAGAAATGATTCGCACTAGTTGATGGAGTAATTGTGTAATCGGGTAATTTTGTAATTGATTCGTTTTCAATTACCCAATTACGCAATTACCCAATTTTACAATTTCATCACCAACTTCGCGATGGTCTGCAATTGCATGTTCGACGTTCCTTCGTAGATCTTTCCGATCTTGGCGTCACGGAAATATTTTTCCACCGGATAATCTTTTGTGAATCCGTAACCACCGTAAATTTCCACGCACAGCGAGCTTACGCGCTCGGCCACCTGGGAAGCGAACAGCTTGGCCATGGCGGCTTCTTTCACGAAGTTCATGCCGGCATCTTTCATGCGCGCGGCGTTATAGACCAGCAGGCGCGCGGCTTCGATCTCGGTGGCCATCTGCGCGATCTGGAACTGGATCCCCTGGAACTCGGCCAGCGTCTTGCCGAATTGCTTGCGCTCCTGGGTGTACCTGGTGGCGTACTCCCACGCGCCGCGGGCGACGCCCAGCATCTGCGCTCCAATTCCGATGCGGCCCTCGTTCAGGGTCTCGATCGCGATTTTATAACCCTTACCCACCTCGCCCAATACATTGGATTTGGGCACGCGGCAATCTTCCAGCAGCAACTCGCAGGTGCTCGATGCCCGAATGCCCAGCTTGTCTTCCTTCTTGCCCACGCTGAATCCGGGAAACTCTTTTTCAACGATGAAAGCGGTGATGCCTTTGTAGCCGGCGGAAGCATCCACCGTGGCAAAGAGAATAAAGATGCCGGCTTCTTTGCCGTTGGTGATCCACAGCTTGCGTCCGTTCAGGATGTATTCGTTGCCCTTCAATTCAGCGCGCGTCTGCAGGGCGAAAGCGTCAGAGCCCGATCCGGCTTCGCTGAGCGCATAAGCGCCCACGGTGTCGGCGGCCATGCGCGTAAGGTATTTTTTCTTCTGTTCGCTGTTTCCCCATTTGAGAAACGCATTGGCGGTAAGGGTATTTTGCACGTCAACAATCACACCCGCCGAGGCGTCCACGCGAGAAATCTCTTCCACGGCAAGACAAGCTTCAAAAAATGTTCCACCACCTCCGCCGTACTCGGTTGGGATTTCGATGCTCATCAGTCCCAATTGAAAGAATTGCGAAATGATGGTGGGATCGAAGACCCCTTTTTCATCCATCTCTCTGACGTGCGGCCTGATTTTTTCTTCGGCAAACTGCCGTATATTTTCGCGAAACAGGGTTTCGTCTTCGGTAAGCGCGATCAGAGGGGCAGGCGCGGCGTGGTTTTGAACAACGGCTTCAGACATAAAATCCTCGCCAAAATTCTAACACCCCCTTGCTCTTGTGATTTACGATTTACGATTTACGAATTACGATTTGCGATTTTTCATTCTCTATTTACTCTTTGGATCGAGGCTTTTTTTCTGAGAGCTTGCAACTTGGAGCTTGGAGCTGAGAAGTGGTAGGCTTTAATTCGCGGAAAAACCCCTTGAATCAGGCTACTTCCCAACATGTGCCCACGTGCGTCAGATGCGGCGAGCCTCTTGCTGTCAACGAAGAGGGCGTCGCTCCAGTCTATTGTGATCGCTGCGCCGGGCAAGCCGTGTCGCGCGCGCGCAAAGGCATGAACACCGGCAGCCTGCGCGATTTCCCGGTTACAACCACACTGATTGCGATCAACTTGCTGGTATTTGTGGGGATGGTGCTGACCAGCGATTCTCCCACCCAAGCTTTTATTGAGCCCAGCAATGCCGACCTCATCCGTTGGGGAGTAAACAACAGGTTTTTAACTCTGGGTGGTGACTACTGGCGGCTGCTGACGGCCAATTTTTTACACATTGGGATAGTTCACATAGCTTTCAATATGTGGTGCATGTGGCGTTTAGGCAGGCTTTCGGAACGCTATTTTGGGCGCTGGTCCACCGCGGCGATTTATGTTCTCACGGGCGTGGGTGCAAGCCTGTTGAGCATCACATATAGCATCAACCACCAGCCTGGACGGCTGTCAGCTGGAGCTTCAGGAGCAATCTTCGGGATCGCCGGGGCCCTTATTGCCGGACTTAAATTTGGCAATCTTTCAATCGCGGAAGGTGAACGCCGGGCGGTGCTTAGCAGCGTGATCCTTTTTGCGGGCTTCAACTTCTTGATTGGATTTGGATATCTGGGATTTGGGGGCGGTATTGACAATATGGCCCATCTTGGAGGGTTTGCCTCCGGGCTTCTAATCGGCGTCCCTTTGGCGACATCAC from Terriglobales bacterium includes the following:
- a CDS encoding rhomboid family intramembrane serine protease, which codes for MVLTSDSPTQAFIEPSNADLIRWGVNNRFLTLGGDYWRLLTANFLHIGIVHIAFNMWCMWRLGRLSERYFGRWSTAAIYVLTGVGASLLSITYSINHQPGRLSAGASGAIFGIAGALIAGLKFGNLSIAEGERRAVLSSVILFAGFNFLIGFGYLGFGGGIDNMAHLGGFASGLLIGVPLATSLTRSAGVNRVIQVSTLAITTLLFAAAGAELVNSKGHQSRIVRAEWSLEDKDYPAAIRVLEKDTAAVPGDAEALALLGVAYALNNEPAKAIVAYKKALELDPSLTEVQDSLRELQGNAPASQPPSK
- a CDS encoding acyl-CoA dehydrogenase, which codes for MSEAVVQNHAAPAPLIALTEDETLFRENIRQFAEEKIRPHVREMDEKGVFDPTIISQFFQLGLMSIEIPTEYGGGGGTFFEACLAVEEISRVDASAGVIVDVQNTLTANAFLKWGNSEQKKKYLTRMAADTVGAYALSEAGSGSDAFALQTRAELKGNEYILNGRKLWITNGKEAGIFILFATVDASAGYKGITAFIVEKEFPGFSVGKKEDKLGIRASSTCELLLEDCRVPKSNVLGEVGKGYKIAIETLNEGRIGIGAQMLGVARGAWEYATRYTQERKQFGKTLAEFQGIQFQIAQMATEIEAARLLVYNAARMKDAGMNFVKEAAMAKLFASQVAERVSSLCVEIYGGYGFTKDYPVEKYFRDAKIGKIYEGTSNMQLQTIAKLVMKL